A region of bacterium DNA encodes the following proteins:
- a CDS encoding SPOR domain-containing protein yields MCRTIAIITLLALVSVAVAEKAKNKTPLDLMLEGRYKEARSVLDNSKLSSRYQIIYYALIESDVARACSLYQVIAIRYPQSDCDTVARARLKQAHDIGYVVAPIAEWADAPDAAKPLDLAVPAPPIAAAEMPAPVAVVSPPASAEEELEPESAVASEPVVKEPPVVSDEASAVPSLTPDLPQMPPVAESESVSPEPEEMESEEIPQESAVPTLVPEISEEPEPEITPPVVSEETAVVETTVVASSIEEPIVEETPVSETPHEPVVEQVAETPAAPITESVESPSRPVSNGHWYIQVGAFGNFDNAHRLAKDLQKAGFPVKLVMRENTERKLLQVRVGGYPDRAAAEPAREKLKNDFGLPTVILSE; encoded by the coding sequence ATGTGTAGAACCATCGCGATCATCACCCTCTTGGCGCTGGTATCCGTAGCCGTGGCCGAGAAGGCGAAGAACAAGACGCCCCTTGACCTCATGCTGGAGGGCCGCTACAAAGAAGCCCGCAGTGTGCTCGACAACTCCAAGCTCAGCTCCCGCTACCAGATCATCTACTATGCGCTGATCGAGTCCGACGTGGCGCGCGCGTGCTCGCTGTATCAAGTGATCGCCATTCGCTATCCCCAGTCCGATTGCGACACCGTCGCCCGCGCTCGTCTGAAGCAAGCCCACGACATCGGCTACGTCGTCGCGCCAATCGCCGAGTGGGCGGATGCTCCCGACGCCGCGAAACCTCTTGACCTCGCCGTGCCCGCTCCCCCCATCGCAGCGGCGGAAATGCCCGCGCCGGTGGCCGTGGTTTCCCCGCCTGCTTCTGCAGAGGAAGAGTTGGAGCCGGAGTCAGCAGTTGCTTCCGAGCCAGTGGTTAAAGAGCCGCCGGTCGTTTCCGACGAGGCTTCCGCCGTTCCATCGTTGACTCCGGATTTACCGCAGATGCCGCCGGTCGCCGAATCGGAGTCTGTTTCACCGGAACCGGAAGAGATGGAGTCCGAAGAAATCCCGCAGGAATCAGCGGTTCCCACCCTTGTTCCGGAGATATCCGAGGAACCGGAGCCGGAGATTACTCCGCCGGTCGTCTCTGAGGAGACGGCCGTAGTGGAAACAACCGTAGTAGCATCGTCAATCGAAGAGCCAATCGTCGAGGAAACTCCCGTTTCCGAGACTCCACACGAGCCGGTGGTCGAGCAGGTCGCCGAAACACCGGCCGCTCCGATTACCGAGTCCGTCGAGTCGCCCTCGCGCCCCGTTTCCAACGGTCACTGGTACATTCAGGTCGGTGCGTTCGGCAATTTCGACAACGCTCATCGGCTGGCCAAAGACCTTCAGAAGGCCGGTTTTCCCGTGAAACTTGTCATGCGCGAAAACACGGAGCGCAAACTGCTGCAGGTTCGGGTGGGGGGCTATCCCGACCGGGCGGCCGCCGAACCCGCAAGGGAGAAATTAAAAAACGATTTCGGCCTGCCCACCGTCATCCTCTCGGAGTAG